In the genome of Longimicrobium sp., the window GGACCATTCGGAATTCTACCGGAACCTGCCGTTCATCGGGGTGATCGACCCCTGAGCGGCCGGGCCGGCTGACCTGATTATTCGCGCGACGGGACTCCGCGCCCGCCGCGGCCCCGGAAGGGAAAAAGCAGTCCATGGCAGACGAAGAAAAGGGCACTTCCAAGCCCCAGCCTCCCAAGCTGGGCCGCGTCACGCGCACCGCCGGGTTCTGGCTGGTGCTGGTGATGGTGTCCATCCTTACCGTTCAGCTCACCAGCCGCCGCGCCGAGCCGGTGCGCGACATCGCGTATTCCGAGTTCAAGGCCGAGCTCAAGAAGGGCAACGTCGACTCG includes:
- a CDS encoding ATP-dependent metallopeptidase FtsH/Yme1/Tma family protein; the encoded protein is MADEEKGTSKPQPPKLGRVTRTAGFWLVLVMVSILTVQLTSRRAEPVRDIAYSEFKAELKKGNVDS